Proteins from a genomic interval of Ornithodoros turicata isolate Travis unplaced genomic scaffold, ASM3712646v1 Chromosome12, whole genome shotgun sequence:
- the LOC135371699 gene encoding uncharacterized protein LOC135371699, producing MTIYFKHYKNTRVVLDCTEVALERPSDLTSRLLTYSQYKRQYTIKILIGCSPSGMICVVGQGHGGRASDSHLTSQSNVLDMCMPYVDHVMVDKGFLIETLCDDARVRMDRPPFLKKRRQMEEREALQNQAIARARVHVERVIQRLKAYKILQQKFPLQLLPVFDKVVLLLAGVVNLSRPILAEDKFLPNC from the coding sequence ATGACTATATACTTCAAGCACTATAAGAACACTCGCGTTGTACTTGACTGTACAGAGGTAGCCCTGGAGAGGCCAAGTGACTTAACCTCACGGCTGCTTACGTACAGTCAATATAAAAGGCAGTACACCATAAAAATACTGATTGGATGTTCCCCAAGCGGTATGATCTGTGTAGTCGGACAAGGGCATGGAGGTCGTGCCTCTGATTCACACCTTACATCGCAGTCAAACGTGCTTGACATGTGTATGCCTTATGTGGACCACGTCATGGTGGACAAAGGCTTCTTAATCGAAACTTTGTGTGACGATGCAAGAGTGAGAATGGACAGACCCCCGTTTCTGAAAAAACGGCGTCAGATGGAGGAACGCGAAGCACTTCAAAACCAAGCCATTGCAAGAGCGCGGGTTCATGTGGAAAGGGTGATCCAGCGGCTCAAAGCATATAAGATCCTGCAACAGAAGTTCCCTCTCCAACTTCTTCCTGTTTTTGATAAGGTAGTTTTACTGCTTGCTGGTGTCGTCAACTTGTCCAGGCCTATCCTGGCTGAAGACAAGTTTCTGCCAAACTGCTGA
- the LOC135371700 gene encoding uncharacterized protein LOC135371700 codes for METDDGSLFEVSLPLSIVVEHIGDGVRCLVEGDEVVNAGHVIECSVVAATCQSAGPLHIIAFVLRSSGLHKEPHKVDLMLENCAKVLQINCTCPAGASHKCKHCIAVLLHINRTQKLTMLSSTDLPQSWGQNAKSTVKQRYAPTPAHKLPCCRKGPVHRAAQRN; via the exons ATGGAAACCGATGATGGCAGCTTGTTTGAAG TTTCCCTTCCTCTAAGCATTGTCGTGGAACACATCGGAGATGGCGTGAGATGCCTTGTCGAAGGCGACGAAGTGGTCAACGCTGGTCACGTAATTGAATGCAGCGTTGTTGCTGCCACATGCCAGTCTGCGGGCCCTCTTCATATAATTGCGTTTGTTTTGCGATCTTCCGGACTTCATAAAGAACCGCACAAGGTGGACCTGATGCTTGAAAACTGCGCGAAAGTTTTACAAATCAACTGCACATGCCCAGCCGG AGCGTCTCACAAATGCAAGCACTGTATTGCTGTGCTACTTCACATAAATAGGACTCAGAAGTTGACCATGTTGTCATCAACGGATCTCCCTCAGTCGTGGGGACAAAATGCAAAAAGCACTGTAAAGCAAAGATATGCTCCTACGCCTGCGCATAAACTACCTTGTTGCCGAAAG GGTCCAGTACATCGTGCAGCCCAGAGGAACTGA